The following are from one region of the Littorina saxatilis isolate snail1 linkage group LG2, US_GU_Lsax_2.0, whole genome shotgun sequence genome:
- the LOC138953500 gene encoding guanine nucleotide-binding protein subunit alpha-12-like — MDKYCPSTSEMMYIYRSTSGVSESSVKGEACFRLVEMGGRSLTTPKLLYFFDNANAAIFVASCCDVERKFRNGVFTSGFMETCEFFSLVARDPTLVKVPIILIITKLDLLMEKAKRVDLKTVLSDFKGDPREVKDVKKNLLEAFRTRCHSRPLYHHFLTCTEITNVREVFAEIKRDLRDSLLRKLLPQPCLDPQLVEEGTCLENMFWSLISLSTVTGQDQDRRLFHL; from the exons atggat AAATACTGCCCTAGCACATCAGAAATGATGTACATCTACCGCTCGACAAGCGGGGTGAGCGAGAGCTCGGTGAAGGGAGAGGCCTGCTTCAGACTGGTGGAGATGGGGGGACGTAGCCTGACGACTCCCAAACTTCTCTACTTCTTCGACAATGCCAACGCCGCCATTTTCGTCGCCTCATGCTGCGACGTGGAGCGCAAGTTCCGGAATGGTGTCTTCACTTCCGGGTTCATGGAAACGTGCGAGTTCTTCTCCCTGGTGGCGCGAGACCCGACCCTGGTGAAGGTACCCATCATTCTCATCATCACCAAGCTGGATCTCCTCATGGAGAAGGCCAAGCGGGTCGACCTCAAGACGGTGCTGTCCGACTTCAAGGGCGACCCGCGGGAGGTGAAAGACGTGAAGAAGAACCTGTTGGAGGCCTTCCGAACCCGTTGCCATTCCAGACCACTGTACCACCACTTTCTGACGTGCACGGAGATTACCAACGTGCGCGAGGTTTTCGCTGAGATCAAGCGAGACCTCAGGGACAGCTTGTTGAGGAAGCTGCTCCCTCA gccatgtctggatccgcagttggtcgaggaggggacatgcttggagaacatgttctggagtctgatCTCCCTCTCCACAGTCACAGGCCAGGACCAAGATAGAAGGCTGTTTCACTTGTGA